A region of the Methanobrevibacter ruminantium M1 genome:
AGGTCTCCAAGAAAGACAATATGAAAATCAGGATCTTGGCAATCCCAAAGGTCAATATACTTTTCATAGTCATTTAAATTACCATGCAAATCGCTTACAACCATCAAGCGACCATAATTTGGCAATTCTATAAGTTTATCATTCATTCTATCACCTCATTTACTTAGATAAAATTTTTAGAGATTATTGTCATTATATTAAAAAAAAAACATCACATTACTTTCATTTAAAGATTTATTTATTAAGCTATATAAATTGACTAAAGTCTTCACTTTATTTAGATTAAATAGTCGTTATTAGAAAGAATATATTAAAATTATTTTTTTAAAAACAAACAAAGGAAAAGGTGATATCTTGAGAAACCATAGCATGATAGACAGTTTTAGATATGCATTAAATGGAATTGCAGTTTCTATTAAAGATGAGAGAAACCTGAAAATCCAAATGATTGTTATGATGCTTGTTATAATAGCCGGATTTCTTTTAAAGATTAGCAGAACAGAATGGATAATTTGCATAATCCTATTTGCACTTGTAATAAGTGCTGAAATGATAAACACTGCCATTGAAAATGCTATAGACTACACCAGAGAAATGACTGTTGATAAGGACAATGACTTAGCCAGAATTGCTAAGGATGTCTCTGCAGGAGCTGTTCTTGTAATTGCAATTGCATCTGCGATTGTTGGATTAATTATTTTTATTCCGAAAGTTCTCTTATTGCTTTAAAAAACTTTAGAACTAATAGTTTTTTATATTTGAAAAAATTAATCTATTTTAAAGCTATAAAAACTATGATTTTTAAAATAATGAAAAAATTATAGGAATTTTTAAAAAACTTGTAAAAAATATAAAATTATTGAATTTTTTAAAACATTACACAAAAATATCAAAATGTGATTGATTTTTGGCTATAAAATAATTAAAAGTTTACTATATGAAATGTATAGTAAACCAAACAACTAGCCATTTAATGAAGTCAATATTTAATTTAATCAAAAGATATGAAAATATTATATATTTGTTAATTATAAATGTAGATATAGCGATAGAAATTTATTAATTTTGCATGATTTTTAAAAAAATAAACAAATTAAAACAGAATAAAAATTAAAAGAAGAATATAGAAATTTCTTAAAACTAAAAGGGAGGTAAAGAATGGAAGAAATTATTCAAACCTTAAAAGAGATTGAAAAGGAAAATAACATTGAAATCCTATATGCCATTGAATCAGGATCTCGCGCATGGGGATTCAGCAATGAGGAATCAGATTACGACATTAGATTCATATTTAAAAGACCGATCAAAGACTACATCTCCCTAAAAAACAATAAAGATGCCTTAGACATTACAATCGACGATTATGACATAGTGGGATGGGACATTAAAAAAGACTTTAAGCCTCCATTATAAGGACAATCCAAACCTAAGGGAATGGATTAAAAGCCCGATTGTCTATATGGGAAATTGCGACTTTCTAAATGAACTGCCAGACTTCGATAAGGATGTTTTAAAGTACCATTATGCAAGCATAGCATTTAATGTATGGAAAGAAGCCTTGGATAGAGAAGAAATGGATAGAAAATCTACTAAACGTTATTTATATTGTATTCGTTGCATCCTTGCTTGGAAAAGTGCAGATTTAGGCAAAGATTCTTCAATAAGCATTTTTGAGCTGATGGAAGACAGTGAGATTAATGATGATTTGAAAAGTGATATAAATACACTTATTGACTATTACAAATCATTATGCAAGAATGAATTGGATGAAGAGCTGATTGATCGCCTAAGCATTTGGATAGATGATACTGTGAAAAACATCAAGGATCACTATCCTAAAAAAGAGAAAAAGGACATGAGTCTTTATGATGATGTCTTATTTAAAGTCTTGGAGATTGAATAAAAAAAGATTATTTCTAAGTCTTAATAAGTAAAAATCTAAGTTTTAGAGCTTGAATTAATAAAAATTTAAGTTCTAAGACTTTAAAATTAAAAAAAAGAAAAAAATAAAATATAACAATTAAACTGATTTTATAAATAAAAAAATAAAAAAAGAAAAAGTTTTAAATTAAAAAAATAAAAAAAGAAAAAGTTTTAAATTAAAAAAATAAAAAGATTTAAGATATTTTAAGTCTAAATCTTACTTAAATAAAATATTTAAGTCTATAACTCATTTTTTAACCTACTTTTAATGATTTCACGAATCTCTCTGTTTTGAGCATATAAATTCAGACTATCCAACTCTTTTTTACTTAAAAGATTATTGTCTT
Encoded here:
- a CDS encoding DNA polymerase beta superfamily protein, whose translation is MEEIIQTLKEIEKENNIEILYAIESGSRAWGFSNEESDYDIRFIFKRPIKDYISLKNNKDALDITIDDYDIVGWDIKKDFKPPL
- a CDS encoding diacylglycerol kinase family protein → MRNHSMIDSFRYALNGIAVSIKDERNLKIQMIVMMLVIIAGFLLKISRTEWIICIILFALVISAEMINTAIENAIDYTREMTVDKDNDLARIAKDVSAGAVLVIAIASAIVGLIIFIPKVLLLL
- a CDS encoding nucleotidyltransferase domain-containing protein — its product is MKSPIVYMGNCDFLNELPDFDKDVLKYHYASIAFNVWKEALDREEMDRKSTKRYLYCIRCILAWKSADLGKDSSISIFELMEDSEINDDLKSDINTLIDYYKSLCKNELDEELIDRLSIWIDDTVKNIKDHYPKKEKKDMSLYDDVLFKVLEIE